The DNA segment ATGAATATTGAAAAAGGTGAAGTGATTTCAATATTAGGTAGAAGTGGTAGTGGAAAAAGCACTATTTTGCGTATCCTTGCTGGACTTGAAAAGTCAACAAACGGATCTTTAACAATACAGGATGAAATAGTTTTTGATGACAATACATTTTTACAACCAGAAAAACGAGGAATTGGTATGGTCTTTCAAGATTATGCATTATTTCCTCATATGACCGTTGGTGAAAATATTCTATTTGGTTTATTTCAATTGAAAAAAGTACAAAAGAAAAAGCGACTTAAAGAAGTTTTGGAATTAGTTGAACTTGAAGATTATGAAAAACGCTATCCACATCAATTGAGTGGTGGTCAACAACAACGTGTTGCGATTGCAAGAGCAATTGCGCCGAACCCACACTTAATTTTGCTAGATGAACCATTTAGTAATTTAGATGCAGAGCTACAGGTGAAAATTCGAAAAGATTTACGTGAGATTTTGAAAAAAGCAAACATCACATCTATCTTTGTCACACATGATGAAAACGATGCACATGCACTTGCAGACCGTATAGTTAAATTGAAAGACGGATGCATTGATCTAATTGGCAGTCCATGTGACTTACTTGGGACCACACCTTACCCCGCCTTAGATTTGGATCCCCTAATTGAAAAACGAGAATTAGTAACCAATTAATTAGTAATTAGTGTTGCATTTAAATTACTGCAAGAGTAAGATATCAACATATGAATAATGAAATGCCAAGAAGAGGACAACAATGATCTGTACGACTTTTTAGAGAGAGAAGCCATGGCTGAAAGCTTCTTAAGTACGATAGTCATTTACCACCTCGGAGCAGCAACAGTGAACAATCTTAGTAACTGTTGACGGTTACGGCCCGTTAGCCGGCTCAAAGCTTCATCTTTTTAGTCATGTGACTATCGAGAAGGAAGAAGGGTGGAACCACGAACTCAAACCTCGTCCCTTTCATAGGACGGGGTTTTTTCTGTTCAATTTTTTAAGAAATAATAGTAATGAGAATTCAAAATGGAGCATAAAATCGTGATTTTATCGGTCTTTTTTGAACTACATCTAAAAAGGAGTGTTCAACATGTCAGAAACAATTAAACTCAAGTTTCCAGATGGTGCTGTAAAGGAGTTCCCAAAAGGCACAACAACAGAAGACGTGGCAGCGTCAATCAGTCCTGGACTACGTAAAAAAGCATTAGCAGGTAAATTAGATAATCAACTTATGGACTTAAAGGCACCACTTGAGCATGATGGAGAGATTGCAATTGTCACTGCTGGATCAGACGAAGCATTAGAAGTGTTACGTCACAGCACGGCTCATTTACTAGCTCAAGCTGTAAAACGTATTTACAAAGATGTGAAATTAGGTGTAGGTCCCGTTATTGAAAATGGATTTTACTATGATATTGATTGTCCAGAACCGATTACAAAAGAAGAATTAATAATAATCGAAAAAGAAATGAAAAAAATCATCAAAGAAAACATTGAAATTGTACGTCATAATGTGTCTCGTTCTGAAGCATTTGATAAATTTAAAGATGATGAATATAAAGTTGAATTATTAGAAGCTATTGCTAAAGATGATCAAGTATCAATCTATGAACAGGGTGATTTCTTCGACCTTTGCCGAGGAGTACATGTACCTTCAACTGGTAAACTAAAAGAATTTAAATTATTGAGTGTAGCGGGTGCATACTGGCGTGGAAACAGCGACAATAAAATGTTGCAACGTATATATGGAACTGCTTTCTTTACAAAAGAAGAGCTTTCAGCACATTTAGTTATGCTTGAAGAAGCGAAAGAGCGCGATCATCGTAAAATCGGGAAAGAATTAAATTTGTTTATGAATTCACAAAAAGTTGGTCAAGGTTTGCCAATGTGGTTACCAAAAGGCGCTACAATTCGTCGTATTATCGAAAGGTACATCGTAGATAAAGAAGTGAAGCTTGGGTACGACCACGTATATACACCTGTTATGGGAAGCGTCGAACTATATAAAACAAGTGGACACTGGGACCACTATCAAGAAAATATGTTCCCTGTAATGAGCATGGATAATGAAGAGTTAGTGCTACGTCCTATGAACTGTCCACATCATATGATGATTTTCAAAAACGGCATTCATTCGTATCGAAACCTTCCAATGCGTATTGCTGAGCTTGGTACAATGCACCGTTATGAAATGTCAGGAGCCCTTACTGGACTTCAACGTGTTCGTGGTATGACGTTAAACGATGCGCATATTTTTGTTCGTCCAGACCAAATTAAAGACGAATTTAAACGTGTAGTTCAATTAATCATTGATGTATATAAAGACTTTGACTTAAATGATTATTCATTCCGAGTGTCATATCGTGATCCTGAAGATAAAGAAAAGTACTATGATGACGATGATATGTGGCATAAAGCTCAGTCAATGTTAAAAGAAGCGATGGATGAACTTGGCTTAGATTATTTCGAGGCTGATGGGGAAGCTGCTTTTTATGGTCCTAAATTAGACGTAATGGTGAAAACGGCATTAGGCAAGGAAGAAACTTTATCAACTGTTCAACTAGACTTCCTATTGCCCGAGCGATTTGATCTGTCATACATCGGTGAAGATGGAAAACAACATCGTCCAGTTGTTATCCACAGGGGAGTCGTTTCAACAATGGAACGTTTTGTAGCCTTCTTAATTGAAGAATACAAAGGCGCGTTCCCAACTTGGTTGGCACCTGTTCAAGTACAAGTAATTCCTGTATCAAATGAAGCACACTTTGACTATGCAAAAGGCGTCATTGAAAAATTACAAGCAGCAGGGCTTCGCATCGACATGGACGATCGAGAAGAAAAGTTAGGGTATAAAATTCGTGAAGCGCAAATGCAAAAGATTCCTTATATGCTGGTACTTGGAGACAAAGAGATGGAAAGTGGTTTTGTAAATGTTCGTAAATACGGACAGCAAAATTCAGAAAGTATCTCTTTTGATGAGTTCCTTTCTCGTATTCAAAAAGAAATTAGCAATTAGTGGTTGACAGTTTTAATTTGGAATGGTAATCTTATAAAGGTTATTGAATACAAAAGTTTGTGGTATAAGAAGAGGCTGCCCGCTTCTCACCTGATTGACACTATTAGTTGTTGACAGGTCGGCACACGATTAAACGTAACGTACAGTGTTGTACTTGCATATATCGGCGGGCGGACATCTTACATGTCCGCCCGTTTTTTTATTGGTCCGGAACGGCGTAACTTACTCAGGTATTTACCTAACTGAGAGATATGCCCAAACCATGTATTCGCGACACTACCTGGAGGTGGATTACTATTAGCAAAGACATGTATGTAAACGATGGCATTCGCGCACGTGAACTTCGAATTATCGACCAAAACGGAGATCAATTAGGAGTGAAAACGCGCAACGAAGCGCTTGAAATTGCCGCTAACGTTAATTTGGATCTTGTCCTTGTGGCCCCTCAAGCCAAGCCACCAGTCGCTCGTATTATGGACTATGGTAAATTCAAGTTTGAGAATCAAAAGAAAGATCGTGAAACTCGTAAAAATCAAAAGATTATCATATTGAAAGAGGTTCGTTTGAGCCCAACAATTGATGAGCATGATTTCCAAACGAAATTACGAAATGCAGTTAAATTCCTTGAAAAAGGTGACAAAGTCAAAGCTTCTATTCGCTTTAAAGGTCGTGCGATTACGCACAAAGAAATTGGCCAACGAGTATTAGATCGTTTTGCAGAAGCTTGTGCTGAAGTATCGACGGTTGAGCAAAAACCGAAGATGGATGGCCGTAGCATGTTCTTGGTTCTTCAACCTAAGAACGAAAAAAAATAAGATCGACGAACAGTTTAGGAGGAATTCCACATGCCGAAAATGAAAACTCACCGTGGCGCTGCTAAGCGTTTTAAAAAGACTGGTTCTGGAAAATTAAAACGTGCAAGTGCTTACCGCAGTCACTTATTTGCAAACAAGTCTACTAAAGCTAAACGTAAGTTGCGTAAAGGCGGATTTGTTTCTTCAGGAGATTACAAACGTATCAAATCACTTATCGCTTACATGAAATAATATATGAAATTTAATCAGCAGGAGGTAATGTTATGCCACGCGTAAAAGGCGGAACAGTGACGCGCCAGCGTCGTAAAAAAGTTATAAAATTAGCAAAAGGTTATTATGGTGCTAAAAGTTTATTATATAAAGTAGCAAACCAAGCAGTTATGAAATCAGGTATGTATGCATACCGTGACCGTCGTCAAAACAAACGTGACTTCCGTAGATTATGGATTACACGTATCAATGCCGCGGCTCGTTTGAACGGTCTTTCTTACAGCCGTTTAATGCACGGTTTGAAATTAGCTGGAATCGAAGTTAACCGTAAAATGCTAGCAGAATTAGCTGTTACAGATGCGGCTTCATTCACGCAATTAACAGACGCTGCAAAAAAAGCAATGAACAAGTAAATTCTAATACTTAAAAGACTGATGGATTTTCCATCAGTCTTTTTTTAGATAAACAAGTATAAGTTTTTGCGAGCAGCCCTCCTCACTCGGAGCAGCTATGTATAGTTCTATGCGATGGTGCTTTACACTTTTCTTTACATTCATTATTTTTCGTAGGAGGAATTTTATGATACATATCATTTTCAACGGCTTTATAATTATCATGTCAATTATTGCTTTTTTCACCATGGGCCATGACAAATCAGCAGCAAGAGCTAGTAAACGACGTGTTCCAGAACGCACTTTGTGGAAACTTGCTATATTTGGCGGAGGTTTGGGTGCATATTTAGGAATGATTATCTTTCGCCATAAAACGAAACATACGTCCTTTCGCATTGGCTTTATTTTACTAGCCATCGCTCAAGTTGCCTTGATGATTTGGGCAACTCCATTATTAAAAGAACTATAAAGTACATTTCAGTTTGATCTCTAATATAACAACCAAATACTGCAACAGAAAAAACCCGACATATTTACTTCTACGTCGGGTTTGCTGATCATTCAGGTTTCATTAAATCTTCAATGGGGTTTTTCCAGCTAATATCAGCATCTGGGTAGTTCATTAAAATTTCTTTTTCTAAAAACAAGAAATCATCACGAGTAAAGCCTTGTAAATTCATCGTATCTTTGGCCCAAACAAAAATAGAGACCACTTCAAATGCATTATCAGTCGTACCTAGGTATTTTTCTCCTTCAAATAATGCTCCCTTAAAGGAAATAAAGAAATTCTTCCGTACATTTTTAACATCATCATAAAAATAATACGAACCTTTCTCATAAGACTCATCCAGTTTTCTCTTTGGATCCATTAAGTAAACAATTCCACGATAAAATAAATAAATAATAAGAGAGATAATTAAAAATCGAATTAATACAATAATCATAAATAACCCCCTTTGGGCAGACGTGTTACTATGTATACGGATGAACAAATCCATTGGTTTCAAGATTCATCAAATTAATTATTTGGAGGCATTTGACATGCACTTACAACAACTTTTTAAAATGCAAAAATCTCTCGATACATATATTCAATCTGAAAAAAAAATTACAAATGATGTATTTTTGGAAAAAGGACTAGCACTGCTAGTTGAACTTGCAGAGCTAGCTAATGAAACAAGATGCTTTAAATTTTGGAGCGAAAAAGGACCTTCCGAAAAACATGTCATTTTAGAAGAATATGTAGATTCAATTCACTTTTTATTATCTCTTGGAATTGAAAAGAATTTGAATGACTTAGAAAACTGGCCAGTTCATCAACAACATAAGGATGAGTCATTAACCATGCTATTTATACATACACAGGACTCCATTAATCAATTTTTACAGATTTCTACGATAGACAATTATGAGAATGTATGGTCGTGGTATGGGGCAGTTGCATCAAAACTTGGATTTACGCATGAAGAAATCATACAAGCATATTTTGATAAAAATGAAAAAAATTATGAGCGCCAACGTTCAGGTTATTAACGAATATTTTGAAAATTGAACACGTTTACATTATAATGATATCTGTAGATATATTTAGGAGGGCGAAATAATGACAAAGCTAGACGCAACACTTACAATGTTAAAAGAATTAACAGATGCTAGAGCAATTCCAGGTAATGAACGTGAAGCTCGCGATGTAATGAGAAAATACATAGAGCCTTTTGCTGACCGTATGGATACGGACAACTTAGGTAGCTTAATCGCTGAAAAAGTTGGCGATGCTAATGGTCCCAAAATTATGGTTGCTGGACATTTAGATGAAGTCGGCTTTATGGTTTCACAGATTGATGACAAAGGTTTCTTGAAGTTTCAAACGGTTGGAGGTTGGTGGTCACAAGTAATGTTAGCTCAACGAGTAACAATCGTTACACGTAAAGGACAATCGATTACAGGTGTCATCGGTTCGAAACCACCACATATATTAACTCCTGAAGCGCGTAAAAAACCAGTGGATATAAAAGATATGTTTATTGATATCGGTGCGTCTTCTAAAAAAGAAGCTATGGAGTGGGGCGTATTACCTGGAGATATGGTTACTCCATATTTTGAATTTACGGTCATGAACAACGATAAATTACTTCTAGCAAAAGCATGGGACAATCGCATAGGTTGTGCGATCGCAATTGACGTATTAAAGGCTTTGAAAGGGGAGAACCACCCGAATATTGTTTATGGTGTTGGGGCAGTTCAAGAAGAAGTAGGATTACGTGGTGCACGTACAGCTGCTACAAAAATTAAACCCGATATCGGCTTCGCAGTTGACGTTGGGATTGCTGGGGATACACCAGGAATTACTTCAAAAGAATCTACAAGCAAAATGGGTGATGGTCCTCAATTAGTATTGTTTGATGCATCTATGGTTTCTCATAAAGGTCTTCGAGATTTAGTGGTAAATACGGCTGAAGAAAACAATATTCCTTACCAGTTCGAATCAATGCCTGGTGGCGGAACAGATGCTGGAGCCATTCACTTAACTGCCAACGGAGTGCCTTCGTTAGCAATTGGTGTTGCAACTCGCTATATTCATTCGCATGCAGGTATATTA comes from the Paenisporosarcina antarctica genome and includes:
- a CDS encoding DUF1294 domain-containing protein, with the protein product MIHIIFNGFIIIMSIIAFFTMGHDKSAARASKRRVPERTLWKLAIFGGGLGAYLGMIIFRHKTKHTSFRIGFILLAIAQVALMIWATPLLKEL
- a CDS encoding dUTP diphosphatase yields the protein MHLQQLFKMQKSLDTYIQSEKKITNDVFLEKGLALLVELAELANETRCFKFWSEKGPSEKHVILEEYVDSIHFLLSLGIEKNLNDLENWPVHQQHKDESLTMLFIHTQDSINQFLQISTIDNYENVWSWYGAVASKLGFTHEEIIQAYFDKNEKNYERQRSGY
- a CDS encoding M42 family metallopeptidase, yielding MTKLDATLTMLKELTDARAIPGNEREARDVMRKYIEPFADRMDTDNLGSLIAEKVGDANGPKIMVAGHLDEVGFMVSQIDDKGFLKFQTVGGWWSQVMLAQRVTIVTRKGQSITGVIGSKPPHILTPEARKKPVDIKDMFIDIGASSKKEAMEWGVLPGDMVTPYFEFTVMNNDKLLLAKAWDNRIGCAIAIDVLKALKGENHPNIVYGVGAVQEEVGLRGARTAATKIKPDIGFAVDVGIAGDTPGITSKESTSKMGDGPQLVLFDASMVSHKGLRDLVVNTAEENNIPYQFESMPGGGTDAGAIHLTANGVPSLAIGVATRYIHSHAGILHRDDYENAVKLIVAVIKKLDRDTVNKIIFD
- the rpmI gene encoding 50S ribosomal protein L35, whose translation is MPKMKTHRGAAKRFKKTGSGKLKRASAYRSHLFANKSTKAKRKLRKGGFVSSGDYKRIKSLIAYMK
- the infC gene encoding translation initiation factor IF-3, with product MYVNDGIRARELRIIDQNGDQLGVKTRNEALEIAANVNLDLVLVAPQAKPPVARIMDYGKFKFENQKKDRETRKNQKIIILKEVRLSPTIDEHDFQTKLRNAVKFLEKGDKVKASIRFKGRAITHKEIGQRVLDRFAEACAEVSTVEQKPKMDGRSMFLVLQPKNEKK
- a CDS encoding ABC transporter ATP-binding protein, which produces MFISIKNVCFSYPNTESVALDQFSMNIEKGEVISILGRSGSGKSTILRILAGLEKSTNGSLTIQDEIVFDDNTFLQPEKRGIGMVFQDYALFPHMTVGENILFGLFQLKKVQKKKRLKEVLELVELEDYEKRYPHQLSGGQQQRVAIARAIAPNPHLILLDEPFSNLDAELQVKIRKDLREILKKANITSIFVTHDENDAHALADRIVKLKDGCIDLIGSPCDLLGTTPYPALDLDPLIEKRELVTN
- the thrS gene encoding threonine--tRNA ligase, encoding MSETIKLKFPDGAVKEFPKGTTTEDVAASISPGLRKKALAGKLDNQLMDLKAPLEHDGEIAIVTAGSDEALEVLRHSTAHLLAQAVKRIYKDVKLGVGPVIENGFYYDIDCPEPITKEELIIIEKEMKKIIKENIEIVRHNVSRSEAFDKFKDDEYKVELLEAIAKDDQVSIYEQGDFFDLCRGVHVPSTGKLKEFKLLSVAGAYWRGNSDNKMLQRIYGTAFFTKEELSAHLVMLEEAKERDHRKIGKELNLFMNSQKVGQGLPMWLPKGATIRRIIERYIVDKEVKLGYDHVYTPVMGSVELYKTSGHWDHYQENMFPVMSMDNEELVLRPMNCPHHMMIFKNGIHSYRNLPMRIAELGTMHRYEMSGALTGLQRVRGMTLNDAHIFVRPDQIKDEFKRVVQLIIDVYKDFDLNDYSFRVSYRDPEDKEKYYDDDDMWHKAQSMLKEAMDELGLDYFEADGEAAFYGPKLDVMVKTALGKEETLSTVQLDFLLPERFDLSYIGEDGKQHRPVVIHRGVVSTMERFVAFLIEEYKGAFPTWLAPVQVQVIPVSNEAHFDYAKGVIEKLQAAGLRIDMDDREEKLGYKIREAQMQKIPYMLVLGDKEMESGFVNVRKYGQQNSESISFDEFLSRIQKEISN
- the rplT gene encoding 50S ribosomal protein L20, whose translation is MPRVKGGTVTRQRRKKVIKLAKGYYGAKSLLYKVANQAVMKSGMYAYRDRRQNKRDFRRLWITRINAAARLNGLSYSRLMHGLKLAGIEVNRKMLAELAVTDAASFTQLTDAAKKAMNK
- a CDS encoding sigma-w pathway protein ysdB, which translates into the protein MIIVLIRFLIISLIIYLFYRGIVYLMDPKRKLDESYEKGSYYFYDDVKNVRKNFFISFKGALFEGEKYLGTTDNAFEVVSIFVWAKDTMNLQGFTRDDFLFLEKEILMNYPDADISWKNPIEDLMKPE